One Heyndrickxia oleronia genomic window, GGATGGATCAACTAATAAAACAATTTTTTTATTTTTACTATGTAATCCTAATAAAAATACTGAGATTATACATAGAAAAAGTAGGTAGATATTCAGTTTTACACCTAAAATGAAAAAAGTGACAAATATGACCAAGTAGAACATTCCTAGGATATCAAAGGGCTCTGTTATCCTTTCTTTGCTTGCATATCCAGAAGGAAATAGGAAATAAATACTAATTGTTGTTAGGAATGTTAGACTCATTAGCAAAAACAAAGAGTGCCAGCCCCATGTAAAAGCAAATATTCCACCTATTAAGAAACCTAAACCAGAACCTAGAGATAAACACCCACCTATCAGGGTAAGAGCAACATTCCGTTTAGGTAAAGGAATATATTGTGTAGCTGTAATCATGGATAGAGCGATAAATGAGCTGCCTCCCATTGCTTGAATAATACGGCCTATCAAGACCACAGTAAAGATGCTAGAATAAAATCCTATTAAAGAACCTAAAGTAAATAATGTTACTCCTATTAACAACAACTTTTTAATTTGAAAATAAGAAGCAAGCTTACTGTATATAACCGAACCAAATGTTGTGACTAGCGTGTAAGCAATAACGATCCAACTTATTGCAGAACTATTCACTTTTAAATCAATAGCCATATCTTCCAACGTTACATTAAATAATATTGAATTCATTACACCTGCCAGCACAATTAAACATAATGTACCTATAAGTTTATTCATCTTAGTTTAAGCTCTCCTTTGTTTAATAGTCATAAAACTTTAGAACTAATGAAAAAAAAAATTTGGCTACCTTATAACGTAGCCAAAAATCCGGGTAAGTATTGTTTAAATGTCTCTTTATTCAAAGAAACATATTTTGTTACCCCTTCTTTTTCGATATGCACCAGGTTCGCTTCGGACAAGATTTTCAAATGATAAGAACCATTTGATTTGCTTATTTCTAGCCTCCTACCAATATCCGAGCATCGCGGGCGTGTATCTTGCTGAGATAATATTCGGATGATGTTGATCCTTTTCTCATCTGCTAAAGCGTTAAATATTCTAACTCTTTGGTCATCACTCAATTGTTCTAAAGTCATAAAACTATTGTAAAAATAAAATAAGAAAATGTCAATGCTTAGAATATGGATTAATGTTGGGCAACTCTCCATTAGATTTCAACAAATTTGGATATGAATGGCTGTTGATTATTTTTTGTATTTGTAGTTATGGTTTTATTAACATACATTCAAAACCATTTTTCAAATTAATTACATCACGGTTTCTCCTATTGATAAAACCTTCAATTGCTCCTTTGGCAGTTGGCATTTTTTCCATTCACGCAGTAAACGCTCTAAGGCTTCGGGACCTGTGTCATCTGCCAATCGATAAGCACCATAATGCATAGGAACAAATTGCTTCGCCTCTAGTTCAATAAATGCCTTCACACTATCTTC contains:
- a CDS encoding MFS transporter — protein: MNKLIGTLCLIVLAGVMNSILFNVTLEDMAIDLKVNSSAISWIVIAYTLVTTFGSVIYSKLASYFQIKKLLLIGVTLFTLGSLIGFYSSIFTVVLIGRIIQAMGGSSFIALSMITATQYIPLPKRNVALTLIGGCLSLGSGLGFLIGGIFAFTWGWHSLFLLMSLTFLTTISIYFLFPSGYASKERITEPFDILGMFYLVIFVTFFILGVKLNIYLLFLCIISVFLLGLHSKNKKIVLLVDPSVFRNYSYNRLILISFINNAAMVATLFLFPTLMNRAFHLSVIQIGFIICIVAIVSFFISLMIRKIVQVISNGKSMFLSILLQLLGFCILAFFGIHSIIMAILGLFLIYSSYGALTVIINLEIPQHIKPEKAAMGLGMYNLINFLGMSFGPSVSSRILSVYTNIPFVLQCFAVLLVVILLLMFTGRKNSQLSLKRNVSLEKD
- a CDS encoding metalloregulator ArsR/SmtB family transcription factor, giving the protein MESCPTLIHILSIDIFLFYFYNSFMTLEQLSDDQRVRIFNALADEKRINIIRILSQQDTRPRCSDIGRRLEISKSNGSYHLKILSEANLVHIEKEGVTKYVSLNKETFKQYLPGFLATL